Sequence from the Cryptococcus neoformans var. neoformans JEC21 chromosome 1, complete sequence genome:
tcctcctcctcctccgccgccgGATCCAAAGGACGCTTCGGAAGTTGATCGGCTGATACCTTCGAATGCGTTGTGCGAACGCCGCGACGAGGAGCGAATGGACTGTGCTCTGCTACAAGGCCGGGAAGACGATTTGGGAGTGCGTGAGCCGCCAGCACGACGATGGGGTTGACGCGCcgactcttcttcgtcatctgAGCCTGCTTGGCCTGATGCACTCTCCATatcctcgtcgtcctttgaaggaagaggcggcgGCTGTTCCGCCGTGTTGCGAGGGGGGTTGATTACTCTAGGTGCAAGAGTGGGACGAGAGGTGGTATGCGGTAGGTGGTCGGGATGGAGGGCGGACCGATCAATAGGCGAAGTGGGCTGAGAGTGGAAAGgggtggagatgggatCGGGTATAGGCGCTGGTGTAGGAGGCAAGAGGTTGAACACGGGAGCGCCCAACAGGATTTCTGTCTTTGGTCTCGGTTTCGGGGTGACGACCGGGTCCAGCATAGGTTCGGCCATGTCGACAGCTCTAGGCGTTTCTATAGGCTCGGGAAGAGGTGCGTCGATGGCGACTGGGGCAGCCGCGTCGAACGAaaatgagaatgaagagcgAGGGGTGTAGAACACTTCTGAATCTGAATCTGAATTCGACACTTGTTGCACGAGTTCAATTTTAGGCGGGATTGGTGTGGGTGGTGTTACTGActgggaagatgagctaGGCGTTGATTGTCTCGAGGCAGGTGGGGTAAGCAGGGCGGTAGGCGCGTTTGCGGGCACTGATATGGGCGGCCTTGTAGGCTGTTTCGCAGCCTTTAGCTGTTTCTCTGCAGCTGACTGGGTCACCCGCGGCAAAGTGGGGGCGACGGGCGAGATGGGGACcaaaggggaagaagaagccgacGACGTCTCGCTCAGCCTCGAGTGCAGTGCCGGGGGCGTCGAGCACAATGAAGAGTCTGAACGGTCGATGACCGGCTTGGGCTTGCGCTTCTTTGTCGTCTTTGCTGGCACATTACCCGGTTGGGCTTGCACGGGAGGCGGCggcttctcctttcttcttgaagAGCGCACAGATGGTGCAGCAGAGGCGGTGCCTATTTCCGAGACGGACTCTCCTACGGGGGCATGGACGATCTCTCCGTTGCGCAGGACGACATGGTGGGTGGCTTTCCCCGACGGTTTTGGGAACCTGGTGGTCCTGAACGAGGTATCGCTTGCAGCGGAGGCGGACACGACCGAGCTTGGAGCGCGAGAGACCCGTCTGCTGGGGCCGGCATCCTGGTGGCAGATGTGGCTGTGGGCGTAGGCAGGGCGGTAGTCGTCCACTGGCGCATAGCGGGATGCGGCGGAGGCGGGATAGCGGTCGGCGTCGCGGTAGCTGTCTGACCAGGGCGGGGGGGCGTTTGGGTCTGCGTACGAGCGTGCCGGCTTGCGGAGGACGGTCTGTATGAACGTGGGCTTGGGCATGGCGGGGGGTGTGTTATTTATTCAAGATTACTTATGGCGGCAATGTATCTACTGGGTGATTATTTATCCACTATTTACCACTGCGTACGTAATGGAAAGGCCAGGCCATAACCGGCGTCACGGACGTTTTGATGGACGGTTGCCACTAAGGATGGTGACGCCCCCGAAACACCTCGCGATCGCCGCCGCGCTCCCCCCCCACCGCGACACCCTCTACCGGGCCGCGATCCCCGCGCCCGCGaacctccccttcctcccccgCCTCCCCCTCgccaccctcctcctcctccgccccGCGCCCCTGCCCGCGGACCACCACCTCCGCGCATGGGCCCGCCAGCACGGCGTGCGCGTCGAGTGGGTGCGCGCAGACGAGatggacgaggagaagcTCGGCATGGGCAGGACAGAGGtcgccctcgccctcaAGGTGCGTCCCGCCGCCCGTGCATCGCTGACCGCTAGACCATCCTGGACCCGGCGCTGTACCCGCTGTGCATCGCCGACGTCGACGGCGTGTCGCATACAACGCTCGTGGTCGCGTGCCTCAGGAAGCTGCAGGGCTGGCATATGGACTCTATCGTCGACGAGATCAGCCGGTGCGTGTTGCCAGTGACTGCGCCAGTACTGACGGCGCTGCAGCTTTGCGCCAAACTACGAAGATCTGCCTCTCGTGGCATTCATAAGCTCCTTTTGCGCGCCgccctcgtcctcgtcggCGTCCGCGGGCGCGCCGTCCACCGCTGACCAATTCAcgctgccgccgccgccctACCCCGCATGGCTCTGGCCCTGTCCCCCCTCCGCCCAGCCCCGCCCCAAACCGCGCGACcggtcctcctccaccccgGCTGCCACACCCGTCTCCTTCAACCCgctccccttccctcacCCCCTTGTAGCCCGGAAGCACCCAACGATGCGGCTCGTCTTCCCGCCCTTGCCTCCCCACGCCCAGACCCAGCTTCAGTCTCAACCGCCaggacagcagcagcagcagcaaacGCTCACAGCTCTTCCGCTCAACAGCCCGGGACCCATTGTGCCCATTCTCCCGTCGCCCGCTCATTCTGACATCTCACGTATGCCGTCCCTTCGTCACCACCGCGAAAAAtcaacaacctcctcgCCCACCCACACTCAAAgcccccctccaccaccgccgcccgCCACAAAAGACGACGCTCAGACGTCCGTCTCACCAGGTCCCAACGCTGGAGCTGGCGTCGGACGCACCGATACCGTGTCAGACCGCGCGGGATCACCCGAACAAGGTGTCCTGGGCGTGGCAGCGAACATTGTCAATGCAAGTCTCAATGGGATCGCCGGCGTCCTGTCAAGTGCGGGTGTGACACCGCCCCAGGCAGAGGAACAGGCGAAATCGGCAAAACAGGCGGCCGTGGAAACCCcgaaggatgaggagcgAGAGGGTGAGCGAGAGCGTGGTGATTTAACAGAAGGAAAAGCTGCAAATCAAACTATAACCACGTCGATGAACGCCTTTAACATGAATCGTGAACCGACGTTATCGTCGTCGGAAATGGCGGAATCATCTACCAGCGGTGTCACCGCTTCGGCCGACGACGTAGACGATCAGGACCATCTACGAGAATcagaaggcgaagaggatgaagatgattacgacgaggaagaagaggaagaagaggaagaggaggaggatataCGAGCCACTTCTCAATATATAAGCGCTTTAGACCTTGCGGGCTTTTAGATATCAAATTGTGTTGTATACAAATGCTATACTCGTTACCCCCCGATACGTATCAATAATGATGAAACTGCATTTCAATTTCCCGGTATTTAAGAATATACAACCACCGTTTTTGCTCGCGCTCAGGCCTGGGCCGCAGCGAGCTCGTACATATAAGTTCCAAGAAGCTTGGTGCCCTGTAAACATATTCGCATGGTAAGCAAGCCACCGCCTTTAGATGCACAACCGACAAATACTCACTCGGATGTAGTTGTCAGTGTCAATCTTCTCGTTGGTGGAATGAGCTCCGTCATCACCCCTTCCGACAGGTAACAACAGGAcgttgaggttgagaatGTTGGCAAAGTCGAGGGTGACAGGGATAGAACCGCCTTCACGGGTATAGTCGGGCACTTGGCCGTAAACAGACTCGGTAGCCTTGTGCGCCGCTCGATAAGAGTAgtgcttttttttgggtCAGTCTTTATCATCCACTTGCATTGTTTCCAACCGTGCTCACATTGGGGTCAGCCTGAAAGAAAACGATTGTCAGCCTCTTCACATTCATCAACACTCGCCGGGGGCACAACTCACAATCCAAGGCTCACCACCGTGAGTGAGATACACCTCCATCTTGTTCTTGGAACCAAGTTTTTTGaactcttcctcaacgTACTTGACGACGAGGTCAGTCACACCGGCAACAGTGAGATTGGGTACAAGACGGATGGAGAATTTGCCTAGACACCCCCCACGTCAATATGATACAAGTGTAATGGCAACAAGCGGAGGAAAAAGGGTAAGAACGCACCCTTGACACAGCAGGGAATCACAGTCTTGGAACCGGGGGCGGCTATGACCATTtagcaaaaaaaaaaaaggtcaCCAGCTAAACCGCGCGAGTTACTTACAAAAGGCACCTTCAATACCGTGCAAAGACAATGAAGGgttcctcatccttcccatGAGCTACAACCCGTGAGCAAACAAtgaaccaaaaaaaaaccgCGTTTCAAAAGAGTCCAAGAAACCCACAGTCGTAACGGTGTCGTCGGAGATGGTGACCTCACCACCAACAGCGGCATGAATATCTTCCATCTGGAAGTGGATAGCCTCAAACTTGGCTCGCTCATCGTCGGTGACAGGCGCGATGAGGTCCTTGATACCGGTAACGAGGATCTGGCCGTCGGGAGTGACAAGCTTGGACACTATATATAACACTCGTCAGCTCTCTCTCTGTGTGTCCCAAATTGCTTACTGAGAGCGATAAGATCCGTCATCGGTTCGTGGACGGTACCGCCAAAGACACCAGAGTGAAGATCCCTGTCAGGCCCAGAAATCTTGATCTCGTAATAGTTGATACCTCTGAGACCATAAGTGAGACAGGGGGTCTTGGTGTCAAGCCAGTAATTGTCTATATTCGACAATCTTAGCGCGCGCGCGCGCAACAACGGATAAAAAGTAAAaacatatatatatacgtACCAGAAATACACATGCAGTCAACACCGGCGAAAAACTTGTTCTTTTCAGATTCAATAAACTTGTCCAGGTTGACAGAACCATTCTCCTCCATACCCTCAAAACAGACTTTGAGGTTGACAGGAAGCTCGATACCAAGCTTCTTGTGCGCCTCGAGGACGTTCAGCCAGCCCATGACTGGACCCTTGTCATCGGTTGAGCCACGGCCGTAAAGTCGGCCACTGCCGTTGGGATCGGGGGTGAGCTCAAAGGGAGGGTAGAGCCAGCCGTCTTCGAGTAGAGCGGGTTGGACATCGTAGTGGCCATAGACGAGGAGGGTTTTCTAGTGTCACGTCAGTTGATAGTCAGCGACAAAGTCGTACAAAGGAAGGGTTTATACACCCGCTGTGCACTATCTATGCCCGGGGCAAAGAGGGGAGGGACATCAAGACATATGAGGGTGACCTTGCCACACACCTTCTTGGGGTCTTGGCCAATCTGGCCGATGATGACAGGAGGGAGATCAACTTCCTTGCCCTCAAGGGTGTGAGTGCCAATAGCCCGCTTCTCTGCCTTGACACCAAGAGAAGTGAGCTGCTCGAGGAGGAACTCGCCCATAGCCTCGACATCCTTGACGTAGCTGCCCACAGCTGTTAGCAATGTGCGTCGCGAGTACAAATACGTGTGTGTGTCAGTCCTCACCTGAGGTTTCCGGAGACACTGTTCACCTGATGTGAGCACTAGAGACTTGACACTTGACCGGGACGTACGAGGGAATGGAGACGGCCTTTGAGAGCCTGTTGATGTAGTCGTCCTTGTGGTCGTCGACGTACTGGAGGAACTTGGGATCGGCCATTGCTGTGCTTGTGGGATTTCCTGGGAGAGTGGAAAGCGGAAAATATAAAGTAAAAAAAGGATAAGCGGCGGAGAATCAAGGATGGAATAGACGATCACCCATACGGTCACCTCGCGCATCCCATAATAATCAACGGAGCGACGCCCCACGCGGGTTTCGGTTACTCTCAGGGAAGTCATCTGCACACCGCGTGGCCTCCACCGCCCCGTCGGCCATCCCCGACTTGGGTGACTGGACTCCTGGCGACTGTCTTCCTCACTGACGAatcccatctcccttccttctttctcttccttccttccaaatCGTTGCGACCTCCCGTCAACCGACTCCAATGGCCAACCCTTTCTCACTCATTAATGCCCCACGGCCAGATGTAGGTGCTCTGCCAACCCAGCCTTTCGACTAACATACATCCTCGTCGTATGCGACTGGGTATAATAGGACGGCAGCCCACCGCGCCAATCAGGTTCATCCAAATTCGTCATCCTCGGCCCGAACATTGGACAGTACTTTGAAGTATCAAGCTCAGAAGGATCCAGCTGCAgttcttcgccttccacTCCGTCGCATTCGCCTAACCGTCTCAATCATCAACACTCATTTGACACTTCTAAAGGCCGTTCACCCTCTCCGACTGAATGTGACGAGATTGACCGGGTAGAATATTCATCTCCAGCCATAGAAATGGAAGCATGCCAAATGTCGGGCTGGGACAGTAGTGTCTCCGAGTTGTCAGAGGGCGACTCGGAGACAGAGACTTCCATGATTATTACCCCTGATAGAGATATTCGGGATGGTCAAAGTCAGCGCTTGGATATCCGGGATATCGTAAGGTGGAAATACACTTTGATAAGCCTTGTTAAACATATGTTTCATAGGCCTTACTTCTCAAACAGACCTCCATCAAATCTGAACATCCGGCTTTGAGACCGAATCGCTTATTATCTTGCCGTACAACTTCGAGCCATACGGTGGTACCTCGTGACTTTAATCGTCGCTGTAGCGAATCTTGCTCTGTTACATCGGCCTCAAGCTCTAGTTTTCATGCCCCTCAGCCGGGAGAGTTGAACCAACATGGAGATACTGTGGCTTGTGAAGCTTGCGGTAGAGGCACGACAATCACTAACGCAAAAAAGATTATGCCTTGTCAAGTAAACCTCTTTTGTGCTTTGCTGTTTCCCATTGCTGATTATAATGGTGAAGGATGTCACGTGTGCCTCTTGCTTCTCATCTACCCTCGGTGCCGTTACAGTAACCCAAAGTCAAGCCAAATGTCCTGTATGTTTCTGCTTAATCGGTACCTTTGAGGCTGTCACTTTGGAAGACATCGTGAAGCTCCAACACTGTTCGGAAAAGAGTCCCACGACCACGCTGCCCTCACCATTCGAGCATGGACTTGGAGTCGGACCCGTGGTAATGAGAATCGATAACGTGGCATGGGCAAGTTAAACATCAAAGATGTAATGAAAGCCAATAGCTAAAGATATCAGGACATCACTCCGGCCATTGTTGAGGCCTTCCTTCCGAGAAATTCGTTATCTCACCGTACCCTTCAACCAATCCATATTCTCCTTGACAGATTCGACGGGCGTACTAAGGACTACCTGGTACGCCCCCTTTTAAAGTCTGCTGCTGTGCTGAATACTCGCTTCGAAAACAGTATATCGAAGCCGCGACACCGCAAGCCGCACAAACTATACTCAAGACCTGTCAGAATACTTTCTTGTCCGGAGGAGCGCTCACTTCGGGAAGGAGACGGCCTGTTACCATCACTCCCGTATCGCATTCGGAGCTCATAGAAGAACTGCGTCCACATTCGGCTCAGGAACTCCATTCGCTACTCGCTCTTTGTCAAGCTGCTATAGACTCGAATTCTGGATCCAAACAAAGTACTTCAAAGTATATCAAGTCTCGCCATGGGCCATACTACGCCTTGATGTCAACAATGAGCAAAATGAATGGGGAGCAAAGTCCCTCTTACTGGGACATGTTCTGTAAGTGGAATTTGAGTATGGTCGTAGAGCTCTTGTGTTAACCAATGTGGCTGGTTTCACAAAGACGTCGCCTCTGGTAAGAAGGACTTTTTGGACTTTTCATCAGGTCCATTATGGCATTCGCTGACCACTTGACCGCTGTTCGTGATGGGGCTAACAGGAGCCATCTCCGCATTAAGTAAAGCAATAACTCGCCAGGCCTACTTTCGTTCCTCACAAGGCTCCCCTGCTCGCTCATATCCCACCGACGCCATAACTCTTGTCTCTGAGGAAGATCTGCTCGTACGCAATAAATTACTGATGTTGTTCGAGAAGTGTTTTGGTATGATGCCAAGAGCTAATTAACTCAGAGGATCACTATATCATCGGGGTGTACAGGAATTTGTACTTGCATCATAACTGTCGCTAATGTTGTTTAATCTGTTGGACTCTTCGTGTCTACTTCACTATCGGAACCTCCTTATCTCGTACCATATTTTTCTCCGTTCTACCGTGTTCTTCACATGTATCTGCATATCAACGTAACATACAATTTCCAAGATACAACAGGAATTCAAACAAGAAAAATCAGATCCTCAACCCCGCACCAAACTTCTTTACACAGATAAGGTTTACCTCATCTCTCATTTGTCTCCATATTCTCCACCATTCCCTTCCAGCCTCGCTCGCACCCTCGTTTAACCCTTCGTCCTGTGCCCACTTTTCTTTTATGAtcattctcatccatcGCAGCACCTCGACGACTTTCTCAACTCCATCCCCAACCTTGCCCTCGCCATCATTCAAACATTTTTTGAGAAATGCAGCCACTTTAATAGCATCCTTATCTGCCGGCGGACTATCTTCTCTGGACTCGATCCATAATTCAATAGTCCTGAGCACATCGGGAAGCTCGGTCGAGTTCATGAGAGCGGGTTTGGGCGGCCTGATGATCTTGACACTCTGTCTCTGCTGCGGCGGGATTGACCGTGATGTGGAGCGGCCTCTGTACGCGCCGACACCTCCCAACTTGACAGGTGAGACACTGGTACTCGTCCCTCTTGATCTGGATCTATCCCCAGGTTGAAAGAGCGCTTGTCGGCGCCGGgcattttcttcctcttgaaCAATAACTTCCTTGCGCATGGCCTTCGGAAGGGCTAGCAAGACATCTGGATCAATTCCAAGTGAGCGAAGGTAGGCTAGAGTATACCCTGGAACAATTTGATCCTCGTCGAGTTCCGCTTTGTTGTCCGATCCCGTACCCTGCGGGGACGAAGTATTAGTGAGATCGACAATCGTTGACTTTTGGTGTCGAGTTTTGTCAAGTTCGACTTCGACGGTCTTCTCCCGAGCCTTTGACCAAGCACCGAATAACGGACCCTCGGCCACCATGCCTGCTTTCATCTGAACCTTTGTTTTAGGCCGTAACTGGCGTGCAATGTGGGCAGCCTCATTGGGGCCTCTGAGCTTAGAGATGGGTTTTTCGGGAGAAGTATCTgcttgaggagaaggcggtCGAAGCGAGCGTGGGGACTCAGCTTTGAGAGGAGGGgtagaagaaggaatggagATGATCTCCAGGGGCGGCGTTCGGGAAGGCTGCACAGCAACTGCTTTCGTGGCATTTGAATTGTTAAGTGCGTGGTCGCGGCAAACTTCagaagcgagagaaggCGGTAAAGCTGCTAAAAATTCGGCATCCAAGCCATCTATTTCTGTATTCTGAGCTTGTGCTGGAAGCCGAGAGGGACCAGCTACAGGTTCTGTGTCATTTTTTGACTGCTTTGCGAAATTGAGAGTCCTTTGTCCCGTTGGTCTATCAACTTGTCCTCTTTCTGTTCCTTCAGTATCAAGTTTTGTAACCTGTATACCCACTCCTCTTAATTCAACAGGGTCAATGCTCAAGGACCGCAGAAGTTTTACACCTTCTGTTCCCAAAACTTTCGGGTCATCCGTTGGTCCGCCGCCAGGAGCAGAAAGAGTAGAAGAGCGGTTATACGTTTCACACCATCCGTGCCCCAAAAACTAGGAATTGCCTGTCAGCAGGCGCAACAACATCTCAAACCAGATGTACGCACTTTCGGTGGTTCTACAGGCGCATCTGGATGTCGCTTTAATAATTTAAGGGTGATCTGCCTGCCCTTGACTCCGACATTCTTCATGCGCTTGGACACTTCGGCTGCCAGATCGTGGACATATTGCTCAGCTTGTACTTGCGTTTGAAATCGTATTCCATACTATCATTCCGTCAGTCCTTACGCAAAGTCCAAGGGGGAAGGTGAAAGTCTCACATTCATTTCAGCACTAACGCTCTTCCTGACTTTATCCCCTTCTAGCTTCCTCGAGTCTATTCCCCTCAAGTAACCCCACAACATCTCACCAGTTTTCTCACCTAGAAcactcttccatcttcctttaCTTATATCCAATAGTTCGCCAGCCTTTGTTGTTTTAAATGCTGCTTCCACTTTGGATTTGGTAGAGTACCCAACAGAAGGGAAATCTTCAACTGAAAGGCGATGGACAAAGGAAGGTATGGCTTCTGAAATGAGATGGTAGACACCAGCAGGCTTCGCATGCCTTGTTGCCAGCTTGGCAAGGAGAATATTATGGGCAATACCGATGCTCACTAAGTTCTGGTTTGAGCCACTTCCTAGTGCTGAGAACTTACGGGCTTACCTTCGCATCCGTCCGTGACTTCCCTAACATCATCTCTGATCTTTTCTGCCAACTCTACAGCCGGgtccctttcttctcttttctgcCCAACAGCTGTCTCCTGTGGCAACGCCGCTCTTGCCGCCACATGGCTTGTTACATCAATAAGTGCTTCATCAACACTCACAGCCTGAAGTTCGTCGGCATAAGCCATCAAAACGGTGTAAAAGGCTAGTGAAAATCTTTTATATGTTTCAAATTCGTATCTGACAAGATGACAGGGTcagtggatgaagaggcttTGGGAAAGAGCACTTACGGCATTGTTTTGAGATCGGGTCCTACCAATTCCCTGGCCCTGCCCAAGCTCATTCCATTTCGAacccccttctccctcgctTCATATGAACAGCTTGCAATTTCAGAAGTACTTCCCACACCTCTTCCTGATGAGTGACACACCACTGTAGGCTTGCCTTTAAGGTGTGGGCGGGTCGCAAGACCACATGAGACAAAAAAGGCATCAAAGTCGACATGAAAGATGACACGGTTGGCGGAATCAGATGGTActgcaggaagaggaatcgACGGCAAAACGGATTTGGCGAGGGAATGAACGGCCTGACCGCGCTCTTCGCCCCCTTCAGCAAGCTCCTTCACCGCAGCTTTCGCCAAGGCTTCTTCAGATCTCTTTTGTGCATCCCTGACAAGCACCTTTAATTCAGCCTTCCAGGTGGATAGATGATGCAATCTGCTGTTTTGATAATAGCCATCAATGAACCCTCCAGCATTCCCCTGCTCGGCAGTATTTTGTGCTCGCCACGTATCCGACTGAAGGGCTTTTGCGGCGTGTTCATTGGACTCCTTTTTATAGTAATGCTCCCATGCTCCTTCAGGTTTTTGGATTTTTGGAGATACCGGTGCTGAAAAAGTgggggatggtggtggttggCCAGGGGAAA
This genomic interval carries:
- a CDS encoding expressed protein; protein product: MANPFSLINAPRPDDGSPPRQSGSSKFVILGPNIGQYFEVSSSEGSSCSSSPSTPSHSPNRLNHQHSFDTSKGRSPSPTECDEIDRVEYSSPAIEMEACQMSGWDSSVSELSEGDSETETSMIITPDRDIRDGQSQRLDIRDIALLLKQTSIKSEHPALRPNRLLSCRTTSSHTVVPRDFNRRCSESCSVTSASSSSFHAPQPGELNQHGDTVACEACGRGTTITNAKKIMPCQDVTCASCFSSTLGAVTVTQSQAKCPVCFCLIGTFEAVTLEDIVKLQHCSEKSPTTTLPSPFEHGLGVGPVVMRIDNVAWDITPAIVEAFLPRNSLSHRTLQPIHILLDRFDGRTKDYLYIEAATPQAAQTILKTCQNTFLSGGALTSGRRRPVTITPVSHSELIEELRPHSAQELHSLLALCQAAIDSNSGSKQSTSKYIKSRHGPYYALMSTMSKMNGEQSPSYWDMFYVASGAISALSKAITRQAYFRSSQGSPARSYPTDAITLVSEEDLLVRNKLLMLFEKCFGMMPRAN
- a CDS encoding glutamate carboxypeptidase protein, putative, whose translation is MADPKFLQYVDDHKDDYINRLSKAVSIPSVSGNLSYVKDVEAMGEFLLEQLTSLGVKAEKRAIGTHTLEGKEVDLPPVIIGQIGQDPKKKTLLVYGHYDVQPALLEDGWLYPPFELTPDPNGSGRLYGRGSTDDKGPVMGWLNVLEAHKKLGIELPVNLKVCFEGMEENGSVNLDKFIESEKNKFFAGVDCMCISDNYWLDTKTPCLTYGLRGINYYEIKISGPDRDLHSGVFGGTVHEPMTDLIALMSKLVTPDGQILVTGIKDLIAPVTDDERAKFEAIHFQMEDIHAAVGGEVTISDDTVTTLMGRMRNPSLSLHGIEGAFSAPGSKTVIPCCVKGKFSIRLVPNLTVAGVTDLVVKYVEEEFKKLGSKNKMEVYLTHGGEPWIADPNHYSYRAAHKATESVYGQVPDYTREGGSIPVTLDFANILNLNVLLLPVGRGDDGAHSTNEKIDTDNYIRGTKLLGTYMYELAAAQA
- a CDS encoding conserved expressed protein — encoded protein: MDEEKLGMGRTEVALALKTILDPALYPLCIADVDGVSHTTLVVACLRKLQGWHMDSIVDEISRFAPNYEDLPLVAFISSFCAPPSSSSASAGAPSTADQFTLPPPPYPAWLWPCPPSAQPRPKPRDRSSSTPAATPVSFNPLPFPHPLVARKHPTMRLVFPPLPPHAQTQLQSQPPGQQQQQQTLTALPLNSPGPIVPILPSPAHSDISRMPSLRHHREKSTTSSPTHTQSPPPPPPPATKDDAQTSVSPGPNAGAGVGRTDTVSDRAGSPEQGVLGVAANIVNASLNGIAGVLSSAGVTPPQAEEQAKSAKQAAVETPKDEEREGERERGDLTEGKAANQTITTSMNAFNMNREPTLSSSEMAESSTSGVTASADDVDDQDHLRESEGEEDEDDYDEEEEEEEEEEEDIRATSQYISALDLAGF